Genomic segment of Streptomyces roseifaciens:
GTCCAGGTCCGCGACGGCCGCCGGGTCGGCGGGGGCGGCCAGGAACGTCACCACGAACCGCGCGGGGTCGACATCCCGTCCGGCGAACGGATCGGCGTCAACGACGCGGCGCATGTCACCCACGTCCCGCACCATGCACGCCACCGGGAAGCCCAGCTCGCGCTCGATCGCCTGCTCGAGCCCGCGGGCCAGCTCCTCCGGGCCCGCGCTCGGGTGGGTGAACACGGCGTTGCCGCTGTTGAGATGCGTACGGACGGAGCCGCAGCCCATACCGGACAGCAGCTCCCGCAGGGTCTGCATGGGAACACGCTTCTTGCCGCCCACATTGATACCGCGCAGCAGCGCCACATACGTTGTCACACCCTCACCGTAGTGTGGACGGACATCACCGAGGGTGAGGGGGCGTCACATGGTGGACAAGGCACGCACGCGCGGGGCATTGACGGTGCTCGCGCTGATCCTGACTCTGCTGGGGATTCAGGTCCCCGGCGCCGGTGGCGCGGGTACGGCCCGCGCCGCGGACGATCCGGCCGAAGTCGTCCAGGAAGTACGGACCGGCGACCGGATGCTCGACGTGGCCGTCCGGTCGCCCCGGATCGACGGACTGACGCACACCAGATGGGTACGGCTGCTGCTCCCCGCCGGCTGGGACCGGAACGCGCAGCGCACGTGGCCCACGCTGTGGCTGCTGCACGGCGGTGGCGGGAACCACAAGGACTGGACCGGCAACACGCATGTCGAGGAGCTCGCCGCCGGGCGGGACGTCATCGTCGTCATGCCGGAGACCAGCGGCTGCAGCGGCTACAGCGACTGGTGGAACTACGGCAGGGGCGGCGCTCCCGCCTGGGAGACCTATCTGCTCGGCGAGCTCAGGCCGCTCCTGGAGCGTGCCTACCGCGCCGGTACGGACCGGGCGGCCGTCGCGGGTCTGTCCATGGGCGGCCAGGGCGCGCTGAAGTTCGCCGCCGCGCACCCGGGCATGTTCAAGGCGGCCGCCTCCTACAGCGGCGGCGTCAACATGCTGTACAAGTCGCCCGACGGCGGCTTCAACGGGCCCGACGCGGTCAAGCTCGGCGGCATCTCCTGCCTCGCCGACTGGAAGCGCGTGTGGGGGGAGCCCGGATATCCCTTCGACACCGGCGACCCCGCCGACGTGCGCCAGCGGAGCATCTGGGAACGGCACAGCCCCCTGCACCAGGCCGCCTCCCTCGCAGGGACGCCCCTCTACGTTTCCTACGGAAACGGCACCGACAGCGGGACGGGCTGGCAGTGGGGCGGACCACCGCCCTCCCCGGCCCGCTGCACCGACCCGGCGGCACACGGCGACGAGGCCGTCGAACGCGCGATCTTCGGCATGAACGGGCAGCTCCGGGCCCGCCTCGCCGAACTCCGCATCCCGGCCACGGTGTGCGCCTCCGAAGGCACCCACACGTGGCCGTACTGGGAGCGGGAGCTCGTCGCCTCCTTCCCGATGCTGATGCACGCCGTAGGCGCCTAGCCGCGCCGCTCCAGCCGCAGGGTGAGGACCTGGAACGGCCGCAGTGCCAGCGGGACGACGTCGCCGCCCGTCGCCGCCGTGGCCTGCGGCCGCTCCAGCAGGTCGCACACGGAGGCCGAGGCCAGGGGGAAACCCGTCTTCAGGAGGGCCCGGGCCCGGCCGCCCAGTGACTCGTACAGGCGGACGACGACGTCTCCGCTTCCGTCGTCCGCGAGCTTGACCGCGGAGACGACGACCGCCTCGTCGTCGACGTGCACCAGAGGCCGCACGCCCGAGCTTCCCGGCACCCGCCGCTCCGGCAGGTTGATGCGGTACCCCTCGCGGACGGCGTCGCCGATCGACGCGTTCGGCACCAGCGCGTACCGGAAGCGGTGCACCCCCTGGTCGGTGCGCGGGTCCGGGAAGCGCGGGGCCCGCAGGAGAGACAGCCGGACCGTCGTGGTCGTGCCCGTGTCCTCCGGGCGGACCGTCCGCGTCACGTCGTAGCCGTACGTCGCGTCGTTGACGACCGCCACGCCCCAGCCCGGCTCCTCCAGGTGCACGAAGCGGTGCGCGCACGCCTCGAACTTGGCGGCGTCCCAGCTGGTGTTGGTGTGCGTGGGCCGGTACAGGTGCCCGAACTGGGTCTCCGCCGCCGTACGGTCGGCGTGCAGGTCGAGCGGGAAGGCCGCCTTGAGGAACTTCTCCGTCTCGTGCCAGTCGACCTCCGTCTCGACGTCCAGGCGCCGTGCGCCCGCCGGGAGGGCGATCCGCTGCTCGACGCGCGAGGAGCCGAAAGTGCGCACCACGCGCACCGCCGTCCCGTCATCGGCGAGCTCCACCGACTCGGCGTCCGTCAGGTCGGTCACCGTGTTCCGGTAGAAGTGGTCCACGTCCCAGGCGTCCCACATGTTCGGGAAGTCCTGGTGCAGTTGCAGCAGATTGGCCGCCGCTCCCGGCGCGATCGTCTCCCGCTCCGCCTCGCGGTCGTACACGGACACCACGAGCCCGCGCCGGTCGACCTCGGCCCGCAGCCAGGTGTTCTCCAGGACGAAGCCGCCACCCTCGCGCTGCCGGACCGCCGGCGGTGCGGGTGCGAAGGAACCGCCGTGAACGGCGGCCTGCGCGGGAACACCGCCCCGCCCGTGCGGCGCCGCATTGAACACCACCGCCCCGCCGCCCGCCCCGTCGCCCGCCAGCGCCGCCAGTGCACCCGCGACGATCTCCTCCAGCTCCGCCGCCACCGCCGCGTACGTCGCCGCCGCCTCCCGGTGCACCCACGCGATCGACGTGCCCGGCAGGATGTCGTGGAACTGGTGCAGCAGCACCGTCTTCCAGATCCGGTCCAGCGCCTCGTGCGGATACGGGAAGCCCGTCCGCACGGCCGCCGTCGCCGCCCACAGCTCTGCCTCGTACAGCAGGTGCTCGCTGCGCCGGTTGCCCTGCTTGGTGCGGGCCTGGCTGGTCAGGGTCGCCCGGTGCAGCTCCAGATACAGCTCGCCCACCCACACCGGCGCGTCGCCGTACTCCGCGTGCGCCTTCTCGAAGAACGCCGAGGGCTTCTCGAAGACCACCCGCGCCGAGCCCTCCAGGTCCGCCAGCCGCTTCGCCCGCGCCAGCATCTCGCGCGTGGTGCCGCCGCCCCCGTCGCCCCACCCCGTCGGCGCGAGGGAGCGGGTGGCCCCGCCCTTCTCCTGGAAGTTGCGGACGGCGTGCGCGAGCTCCCGGCCCGAGAGCTGGGCGTTGTAGGTGTCGATCGGCGGGAAGTGAGTGAAGACGCGGGTGCCGTCCAGGCCCTCCCACCAGAACGTGTGGTGCGGGAACTTGTTCGCCTGGCTCCACGAGATCTTCTGCGTCAGGAACCACTTGGCCCCCGCCAGCCTCACCAGCTGCGGCAGTGCGGCGGAGTAGCCGAAGGAGTCCGGCAGCCACACCTCCTCCGTCTCGATCCCGAACTCCTCCAGGAAGAAGCGCTTGCCGTGCACGAACTGCCGGGCCAGCGCCTCCGACCCCGGCATGTTCGTGTCCGACTCCACCCACATGCCGCCCACCGGCACGAACCGGCCGTCCGCGACGGCCTTCTTCACGCGCGCGTACACCTCCGGCCGGTGCTCCTTGATCCACGCGAACTGCTGGGCCTGCGACATGGCGTAGACGAACTCCGGCTCGTCCTCCAGCAGCGC
This window contains:
- a CDS encoding DUF1697 domain-containing protein — translated: MTTYVALLRGINVGGKKRVPMQTLRELLSGMGCGSVRTHLNSGNAVFTHPSAGPEELARGLEQAIERELGFPVACMVRDVGDMRRVVDADPFAGRDVDPARFVVTFLAAPADPAAVADLDPAAYAPEEFVLAGRELYVYYAEGIRDAKLAKVLTERRLGTAGTGRNWNTVTKLAAMAQETEKEAGAEAGEASGE
- a CDS encoding alpha/beta hydrolase, producing MVDKARTRGALTVLALILTLLGIQVPGAGGAGTARAADDPAEVVQEVRTGDRMLDVAVRSPRIDGLTHTRWVRLLLPAGWDRNAQRTWPTLWLLHGGGGNHKDWTGNTHVEELAAGRDVIVVMPETSGCSGYSDWWNYGRGGAPAWETYLLGELRPLLERAYRAGTDRAAVAGLSMGGQGALKFAAAHPGMFKAAASYSGGVNMLYKSPDGGFNGPDAVKLGGISCLADWKRVWGEPGYPFDTGDPADVRQRSIWERHSPLHQAASLAGTPLYVSYGNGTDSGTGWQWGGPPPSPARCTDPAAHGDEAVERAIFGMNGQLRARLAELRIPATVCASEGTHTWPYWERELVASFPMLMHAVGA
- a CDS encoding alpha-mannosidase codes for the protein MHNDRTITEARLKRVLDERIRPAVYPESVPLSVTVWNAPGEPVPVAEGIAAGGVPIEAGAAWGPPWGTSWFTVAGSVPRHWAGRTVEALLDLGFDENMPGFQCEGLVHRPDGSPVKGLNPRNQWVRIADRAVGGEEVLLHVEASSNPVILDYHPFVPTELGDRETADGEPRYRLARMDLAVFDRTVWELVQDLEVLEGLMTELPVESPRRWEILRAVERALDAVDLQDVGGTAAAARERLAAVLSAPAHASAHRISAVGHAHIDSAWLWPLRETVRKVARTTSNMTALLEDEPEFVYAMSQAQQFAWIKEHRPEVYARVKKAVADGRFVPVGGMWVESDTNMPGSEALARQFVHGKRFFLEEFGIETEEVWLPDSFGYSAALPQLVRLAGAKWFLTQKISWSQANKFPHHTFWWEGLDGTRVFTHFPPIDTYNAQLSGRELAHAVRNFQEKGGATRSLAPTGWGDGGGGTTREMLARAKRLADLEGSARVVFEKPSAFFEKAHAEYGDAPVWVGELYLELHRATLTSQARTKQGNRRSEHLLYEAELWAATAAVRTGFPYPHEALDRIWKTVLLHQFHDILPGTSIAWVHREAAATYAAVAAELEEIVAGALAALAGDGAGGGAVVFNAAPHGRGGVPAQAAVHGGSFAPAPPAVRQREGGGFVLENTWLRAEVDRRGLVVSVYDREAERETIAPGAAANLLQLHQDFPNMWDAWDVDHFYRNTVTDLTDAESVELADDGTAVRVVRTFGSSRVEQRIALPAGARRLDVETEVDWHETEKFLKAAFPLDLHADRTAAETQFGHLYRPTHTNTSWDAAKFEACAHRFVHLEEPGWGVAVVNDATYGYDVTRTVRPEDTGTTTTVRLSLLRAPRFPDPRTDQGVHRFRYALVPNASIGDAVREGYRINLPERRVPGSSGVRPLVHVDDEAVVVSAVKLADDGSGDVVVRLYESLGGRARALLKTGFPLASASVCDLLERPQATAATGGDVVPLALRPFQVLTLRLERRG